A stretch of the Flavobacterium sp. 5 genome encodes the following:
- a CDS encoding ATP-binding cassette domain-containing protein, with product MKHWDILLSNQVDKKNFIDTLLSGKIQGKLSDFNTQKGILFSDISIQKLIEEEFKHDSIEATVEAHRNLRTFSSGERKKEFLKYCLKQNPDYIILDNPMDHLDQKSRLELATAIETISNSVRIIQLVNRTADLLPFISNKAQIENNSFELNDIKITEDHSLENNEYKIPIHKEVFKDGILIKMNKISVSYDERSIIDSLSWTIKQGEFWQLIGPNGSGKSTLLSLISGDNTKGYGQDIELFGRKKGSGESIWEIKKKIGSFSTSMTDLFNRNTTLEEMILSGFFDSIGLYRQPTTLQRKIVSQWLDLIEMTPLKNKIFNRLSIGQQRVALITRAVLKHPPLLILDEPIEGLDDHNVALVIQLINTIKRETNITILFVSHRIEPNLAPNSVLELQPSPTGSKGVIKQHI from the coding sequence ATGAAACATTGGGACATTCTTTTATCCAATCAGGTTGATAAAAAAAACTTCATAGATACTTTATTATCAGGAAAAATTCAAGGAAAATTATCAGATTTCAATACTCAAAAAGGAATCTTATTTTCTGATATATCCATTCAAAAATTAATAGAGGAAGAATTCAAACACGATTCAATCGAAGCTACAGTTGAAGCTCACCGAAACCTACGTACCTTTTCATCTGGAGAACGAAAAAAAGAGTTTTTAAAATATTGTCTCAAACAAAATCCTGACTATATCATTCTGGATAATCCAATGGATCATCTTGACCAAAAATCCCGATTAGAATTAGCAACAGCAATCGAAACCATATCAAATTCGGTTCGAATTATTCAATTGGTGAATCGAACGGCCGATTTGCTTCCTTTTATTTCTAATAAAGCACAAATAGAAAACAATTCATTTGAATTGAACGATATAAAAATAACTGAAGATCATTCACTTGAAAATAATGAATACAAAATACCTATTCACAAAGAAGTTTTTAAAGATGGTATTCTTATAAAAATGAATAAGATATCTGTTTCTTATGACGAAAGATCAATTATCGATTCGCTTTCCTGGACTATTAAACAAGGTGAATTTTGGCAGCTTATAGGTCCGAATGGTTCTGGAAAAAGCACACTTTTATCATTAATTTCGGGTGATAACACCAAAGGTTATGGACAGGACATTGAACTCTTTGGAAGAAAAAAAGGCAGTGGGGAAAGCATTTGGGAAATCAAAAAGAAAATTGGGTCTTTCTCAACATCCATGACTGATTTGTTCAATAGAAATACAACTTTGGAAGAAATGATTCTTTCTGGTTTCTTCGATTCCATTGGGTTGTACAGACAACCAACAACCTTGCAGCGAAAAATTGTTTCTCAATGGCTTGATTTAATTGAAATGACACCATTGAAAAACAAAATTTTCAACAGACTTTCGATTGGCCAACAAAGAGTAGCGCTTATTACCCGTGCGGTTCTCAAACATCCTCCGTTATTAATTCTAGATGAACCAATTGAAGGTTTAGACGACCATAATGTAGCATTGGTAATTCAACTTATCAACACAATAAAAAGGGAAACTAATATTACCATCCTGTTTGTTTCACATCGAATAGAACCTAATCTTGCTCCGAATTCGGTTTTAGAATTACAGCCAAGCCCAACAGGTTCGAAAGGAGTTATCAAACAGCATATTTAG
- a CDS encoding DUF2167 domain-containing protein: MKKITLTIISCLITYFMYSQDEASVKKMDSIEKSFKYEHGTINLKNGVGKINVPKGFKYLNPVQAERVLVDLWGNPKDDNLTLGLLLPENQGILSQNGYVFNIQYDEIGHVEDDDADDINYDDLLTEMQKETVEENKERQKAGYEPVNIVGWAAKPFYDKDRKILHWAKEIKFGKDPINTLNYNVRVLGRKGVLVLNAIATENDLPLVQKDINKVLDIVQFNDGYKYDDFDSSVDEVAAWTIGGLVAGKVLAKVGFFAIFAKFAKVIILALLGFFGAFKNKVKGWFSKNKNNENEEETNELEEPVAQIEETEKIEEPETVDKEI; the protein is encoded by the coding sequence ATGAAGAAAATTACTTTGACAATTATTTCTTGCCTCATCACTTATTTTATGTATTCTCAAGATGAAGCTTCAGTAAAAAAAATGGACTCTATCGAGAAATCGTTTAAATACGAGCATGGAACCATTAATTTAAAAAACGGAGTTGGAAAAATAAATGTTCCAAAAGGTTTTAAATATCTAAATCCAGTTCAAGCAGAAAGAGTCTTAGTCGATTTATGGGGTAATCCAAAAGATGACAATTTGACTCTGGGTTTACTTTTACCTGAAAATCAAGGTATACTTAGTCAAAATGGATATGTTTTTAACATCCAATACGATGAGATTGGTCACGTAGAAGACGATGACGCAGATGATATTAATTATGATGATTTGCTAACCGAAATGCAAAAAGAAACTGTCGAAGAAAACAAGGAAAGACAAAAAGCAGGTTATGAACCTGTTAATATTGTAGGTTGGGCAGCAAAACCATTTTATGATAAAGACAGAAAAATTCTGCACTGGGCAAAAGAAATAAAATTTGGTAAAGACCCTATAAATACACTAAACTATAATGTTAGAGTCCTAGGTAGAAAAGGAGTTTTGGTATTGAACGCTATTGCAACCGAAAATGATTTGCCTCTTGTCCAAAAAGATATTAATAAAGTGCTTGATATTGTTCAATTTAATGATGGATATAAATATGACGATTTTGACTCATCTGTAGATGAAGTAGCAGCCTGGACAATTGGAGGTCTTGTTGCTGGAAAGGTTTTGGCTAAAGTTGGATTCTTTGCAATCTTTGCTAAATTTGCCAAAGTAATTATATTGGCACTTTTAGGTTTCTTTGGTGCTTTCAAAAATAAAGTAAAAGGATGGTTTTCTAAAAATAAAAACAATGAAAACGAAGAAGAAACAAATGAACTTGAAGAACCTGTAGCTCAAATTGAAGAAACAGAAAAAATAGAAGAGCCAGAAACTGTGGATAAAGAAATTTAA
- a CDS encoding adenosine deaminase, producing the protein MKLFHTFLFCILFNVGFSQSTEQYFEKIRNNEAALTAFFAQMPKGGDLHHHYSGSIYAEPLLAHAIAQDFYLNTQTMTVSKEKQTGTDWVLFSTLQKNGELEAYKQKVMHKWSVKDFNYVDYPSDKQFFESFMKFEPATNGNFEAGLLELKNRAIKENVSYIETQLSTIPCAIQTNDLAKFNTQLRKMVANKNEKAVMQSLDSLYTIFIKNDAKKYATDFNTNFVGKMHNELKIDDKQFTMRYQNFVLRFMEPVDLFKNLVVAFISADSSPLMAGVNIVSPEDGETSMKDYELHMLMFKYCHSRFPKVKYTLHAGELTLGLVRPEELSWHINAAVYTAGANRIGHGVDIAYEDKSYDLLRYMAKNDIPVEINLTSNEFILKVKENRHPILLYKEFGVPIVISTDDAGILRTNMTEQYVLLAKRYPTISYTDIKQFVYNSINYSFIQDKAVKKQLIQNLDSRFKTFESNFPLK; encoded by the coding sequence ATGAAATTATTTCACACCTTCCTTTTTTGTATCCTATTCAACGTTGGATTTTCACAATCAACAGAGCAATATTTCGAGAAAATTAGAAATAACGAAGCAGCTCTAACTGCTTTTTTTGCACAAATGCCTAAAGGTGGTGATTTGCATCATCACTATTCAGGTTCTATTTATGCCGAACCTTTATTAGCTCATGCGATCGCTCAAGATTTCTATCTGAATACTCAAACCATGACTGTTAGTAAAGAAAAACAAACAGGAACAGACTGGGTATTATTCTCGACTTTACAAAAGAATGGAGAATTGGAAGCTTACAAACAAAAAGTAATGCATAAATGGTCAGTTAAGGATTTTAACTATGTCGATTACCCTTCGGATAAACAGTTTTTTGAATCTTTCATGAAGTTTGAGCCCGCCACGAACGGAAATTTTGAAGCAGGTTTATTAGAACTAAAAAATAGAGCTATAAAAGAAAATGTAAGCTACATCGAAACTCAATTATCAACTATTCCTTGCGCTATACAAACAAACGATTTAGCCAAATTCAATACGCAATTACGAAAAATGGTTGCCAATAAAAATGAGAAAGCTGTCATGCAATCCTTGGATTCTTTGTATACTATTTTCATTAAAAATGATGCTAAAAAATACGCCACCGATTTCAATACCAATTTTGTTGGCAAAATGCACAATGAATTAAAAATCGATGATAAACAATTCACGATGCGCTACCAGAATTTTGTTTTACGCTTTATGGAACCAGTAGATTTATTCAAAAATTTGGTTGTAGCATTTATCTCTGCAGATAGTAGTCCTTTGATGGCGGGCGTAAACATAGTTTCTCCCGAAGATGGTGAAACATCGATGAAAGATTATGAGTTACACATGCTGATGTTCAAGTATTGTCACAGCCGATTTCCAAAAGTAAAATATACGTTGCATGCAGGAGAACTCACCTTAGGATTAGTTCGCCCAGAAGAATTGTCCTGGCATATCAACGCTGCTGTTTATACCGCAGGTGCCAATAGAATTGGGCACGGAGTTGATATCGCTTACGAAGATAAAAGCTATGATTTATTGCGTTACATGGCTAAGAATGATATTCCTGTTGAAATCAATCTGACGAGTAATGAATTCATTTTGAAAGTAAAAGAAAATCGCCATCCTATTCTATTATATAAAGAATTTGGAGTACCTATTGTCATTAGCACAGACGATGCCGGAATATTACGAACCAATATGACTGAGCAATATGTTTTACTAGCCAAAAGATATCCGACTATTTCTTATACTGATATCAAGCAATTTGTTTACAACAGTATCAACTATAGTTTTATTCAGGATAAAGCAGTAAAAAAACAATTAATTCAAAATTTGGATTCTCGTTTCAAAACTTTTGAATCCAATTTTCCTTTGAAATAA
- a CDS encoding MFS transporter: protein MTNSPQSLIKNPKSILNAAVIVAALGYFVDIYDLLLFGIVRTDSLNDLGITGDAVRNQGEYLISMQMFGMLFGGILWGILGDKKGRISVLFGSILLYSVANIANGMVTTVDGYAFWRLIAGIGLAGELGAGITLVAESLPKEKRGYGTMIVASVGVSGAVAAYLVYQIFQDWRLCYYAGGGLGILLLFLRISIHESGMFKQVLQSDEKKGDFLSLFTSSKRFYKYLQCILIGVPLWFLVGVLITFSPEFAKALGVEHAETIVAGKAIAFCYAGLVFGDIASGLFSQWLKSRKKIMCLFLVFNLIMVFVYLNAFGISASTFYLLCFTMGISVGYWVLFVTIAAEQFGTNIRATVTTTVPNFVRGSLPLIILIYSFFRDRIFEGDILKAGMIVGSILSIGSLLALWKLKETFHVDLDYTENQQ from the coding sequence ATGACTAACTCTCCTCAATCGCTTATAAAAAATCCTAAATCCATTCTCAATGCTGCAGTAATTGTAGCTGCACTAGGTTATTTTGTAGATATTTATGATTTATTACTTTTTGGAATTGTTCGTACAGACAGTCTCAATGACTTAGGAATAACAGGCGATGCAGTTCGAAACCAAGGCGAATATCTCATTAGTATGCAAATGTTTGGGATGCTTTTCGGAGGGATTTTGTGGGGGATTTTAGGAGACAAAAAGGGACGAATCTCCGTTTTATTTGGTTCTATCCTACTCTATTCTGTAGCAAATATTGCCAATGGAATGGTTACTACCGTTGATGGATATGCGTTTTGGCGATTGATTGCGGGTATTGGACTTGCAGGAGAATTAGGAGCTGGAATTACTCTTGTTGCCGAATCTTTACCAAAAGAAAAACGTGGCTACGGAACCATGATAGTTGCATCGGTTGGGGTTTCTGGTGCGGTCGCAGCTTATTTAGTATATCAAATTTTTCAGGACTGGCGCTTGTGTTACTACGCAGGAGGTGGACTTGGAATTTTATTATTGTTTTTAAGAATCAGTATTCATGAGTCTGGAATGTTTAAACAAGTACTGCAAAGTGATGAAAAGAAAGGAGATTTTTTGTCTTTGTTTACCAGCTCTAAACGATTTTATAAATACTTACAATGCATTTTGATTGGAGTTCCACTTTGGTTTTTAGTGGGCGTTCTAATTACTTTTTCACCCGAATTTGCAAAAGCACTTGGTGTAGAACATGCCGAAACCATAGTAGCAGGAAAAGCAATTGCCTTTTGTTACGCCGGTTTAGTTTTTGGAGATATTGCCAGCGGATTATTCAGCCAATGGTTAAAAAGCCGAAAAAAAATCATGTGTTTGTTCTTGGTCTTCAATCTGATTATGGTTTTTGTTTACTTGAATGCCTTCGGAATATCTGCTTCTACTTTCTACCTCCTTTGTTTTACGATGGGAATCTCTGTAGGTTATTGGGTTTTATTTGTAACCATTGCAGCAGAACAATTTGGAACCAATATCAGAGCAACTGTAACTACAACAGTTCCAAATTTTGTTCGAGGTTCGCTTCCGTTGATTATTTTAATATATAGTTTTTTCAGAGATCGCATTTTTGAAGGAGATATTCTCAAAGCAGGAATGATTGTCGGATCTATATTATCAATAGGTTCGTTATTGGCGCTATGGAAATTAAAAGAAACCTTTCATGTCGATTTGGATTACACTGAAAATCAACAGTAA
- the yaaA gene encoding peroxide stress protein YaaA translates to MKIVLSPAKSLNFEQELPTSQYTSSSFLKESRQVHKVLKQQSPKSLSELMSISDKLADLNWKRNQDWKTPFTPENARPAVYAFDGDVYTGLDAYSIPIEKMEELQDKLRILSGLYGYLKPLDLIQPYRLEMGTKLPIGESKNLYEFWKKNLTNSLNKELKKDELFINLASNEYFSAVDVKGLKVPVITPEFKDYKDGNLKIISFFAKKARGLMVRYILDTNAQTLDDLKGFNYEGYQFDGNLSKGNNLVFTR, encoded by the coding sequence ATGAAAATTGTATTATCGCCTGCCAAGTCATTAAATTTCGAACAAGAATTACCAACTTCTCAATATACATCATCTTCTTTTTTGAAAGAATCAAGACAAGTTCATAAAGTTTTAAAACAACAATCGCCAAAATCTTTATCAGAGTTAATGTCTATTTCGGATAAATTGGCTGATTTGAATTGGAAACGCAATCAGGATTGGAAAACGCCTTTTACACCTGAAAATGCTCGCCCAGCAGTTTATGCTTTTGATGGAGATGTTTATACAGGATTGGATGCTTATTCTATTCCAATTGAAAAAATGGAAGAGCTTCAAGATAAATTACGAATTTTATCGGGGCTTTATGGATATTTAAAACCATTGGATTTAATTCAGCCATATCGTCTGGAAATGGGAACTAAATTACCTATTGGCGAAAGCAAAAATTTATATGAATTCTGGAAAAAAAACTTGACAAATTCATTGAATAAAGAACTGAAAAAAGACGAGTTGTTTATCAATTTGGCTAGTAATGAATATTTCTCTGCAGTTGATGTGAAAGGGTTGAAAGTACCAGTAATTACTCCAGAATTTAAGGATTACAAAGATGGGAATTTAAAAATCATTAGCTTTTTTGCAAAGAAGGCAAGAGGATTGATGGTTCGTTATATTTTGGATACCAATGCGCAAACGCTTGATGATTTAAAAGGCTTTAATTATGAAGGTTACCAATTTGATGGAAATTTATCCAAAGGCAATAATTTGGTTTTCACGAGATAG